A region from the Microbacterium lacus genome encodes:
- a CDS encoding site-specific integrase: MGYITPYETAKGRRYRVRYRKPDHTETQKRGFTTMREAAALSLHGHSVQVEGRVHRPVLVAGSGPHVRRRLRSKQPPMSKPSYYTTLEQSWRNHVAPMWADREIWSIRRSEVQDWVSELATQKSRTVVLRALGVLAGILDVAIDDRRLTNNPARHIRNLPRNGPGKRRVYLSHDQVATLAACSAHPTMVLTLAYTGLRWGEATGLRVRSVNRLRRRFVIEENAVMIAYEIHVGTPKTHERRSVPYPPRLAPMIEEACAGKGPEGLLFGDGVNHMRNSGSQGWFANAVKRAQAIDPSIPQLTPHDLRHTAASLAISSGANVKAVQRMLGHASAAMTLDTYADLFDDDLDAVAQRLNDAMPLVALPAGPQTRYARPH, from the coding sequence ATGGGCTACATCACCCCGTACGAGACGGCGAAGGGCCGCCGCTACCGCGTGCGCTATCGCAAGCCGGATCACACCGAGACGCAGAAGCGCGGCTTCACGACGATGCGTGAAGCCGCAGCTCTATCTCTCCATGGTCACAGTGTCCAAGTCGAAGGGCGAGTACATCGACCCGTCCTCGTCGCGGGTTCCGGTCCGCATGTTCGCCGTAGGCTGCGTTCGAAGCAGCCGCCCATGTCGAAGCCGTCGTACTACACGACGCTCGAGCAATCGTGGCGCAATCACGTCGCTCCGATGTGGGCAGATCGGGAGATCTGGTCGATCAGGCGATCTGAAGTCCAGGACTGGGTATCAGAGCTCGCAACGCAGAAGTCGCGCACCGTCGTCCTTCGCGCTCTGGGGGTCCTCGCCGGCATCCTCGATGTCGCCATCGACGATCGGCGATTGACGAACAATCCGGCCCGCCATATTCGCAATCTGCCTCGCAATGGTCCGGGCAAGCGCCGCGTCTACCTCTCGCACGACCAGGTGGCGACGCTGGCCGCGTGCTCGGCGCATCCGACCATGGTCCTGACGCTGGCGTATACAGGCCTGCGCTGGGGCGAGGCGACGGGACTGCGCGTGCGCAGCGTGAATCGGTTGCGTCGCCGCTTTGTCATTGAGGAGAACGCGGTGATGATCGCCTACGAGATCCATGTCGGCACTCCCAAGACGCACGAGCGGCGCTCGGTTCCGTACCCGCCGCGGCTCGCTCCGATGATCGAGGAAGCTTGCGCGGGCAAGGGTCCGGAAGGGCTGCTCTTCGGCGACGGGGTCAACCACATGCGCAACTCTGGCAGCCAAGGCTGGTTCGCGAACGCGGTGAAGCGCGCGCAGGCAATCGACCCGTCGATTCCGCAGCTCACTCCGCACGACCTCCGTCACACGGCCGCATCGCTCGCCATCAGCTCGGGCGCGAACGTGAAGGCTGTGCAGCGGATGCTCGGGCATGCGTCGGCAGCGATGACTCTCGACACCTACGCCGATCTCTTCGACGACGATTTGGATGCCGTCGCGCAGCGGCTCAACGACGCCATGCCGCTCGTCGCCCTGCCGGCAGGACCGCAGACCCGCTATGCCCGGCCGCATTAG
- a CDS encoding peroxiredoxin, giving the protein MTTIGEPAPHCTFYDQDGSSVTVADFRGSWVVLWWYPEANTPGCSRQASSIEASLDAITRDGTVVLGASFDPAEKNDSFACDKGLRYRLLSDPTREAGAAYGVDRTGEEESSDRAARHTFVIDPRGTLAFREDATSLDLARYGEHVLEVLRDLKDG; this is encoded by the coding sequence ATGACCACAATCGGTGAACCCGCACCGCACTGCACGTTCTACGATCAGGACGGCTCCTCCGTGACCGTCGCCGACTTTCGAGGGTCGTGGGTTGTGCTGTGGTGGTACCCGGAGGCAAACACGCCCGGATGCTCACGCCAGGCATCGTCCATAGAAGCGAGCCTTGACGCCATCACGCGTGACGGCACGGTTGTTCTCGGTGCTTCATTCGACCCCGCGGAAAAGAACGATAGCTTCGCCTGTGACAAGGGCCTGCGGTACCGGCTCCTGTCGGACCCTACCCGAGAGGCGGGCGCCGCTTATGGCGTTGACCGCACAGGCGAGGAAGAGTCGAGCGATCGAGCTGCTCGGCACACCTTCGTCATCGATCCGCGCGGGACGCTTGCGTTTCGGGAAGACGCGACCAGCCTCGACCTCGCCCGGTACGGCGAGCACGTGCTGGAAGTACTACGTGATCTAAAGGACGGCTGA
- a CDS encoding PucR family transcriptional regulator — MIDSHREQFVEVLSRIRGRDVASVSARVETELAELAVVADVDDDQLASVWDQLLEACIESTRDRTVVAWEEAALFGERAANSGQSLSESLNLVHGLRHLAMECLREQATADDIDEIFVIAGFNGIAETMSRALLDFSAGYFNAEIANQARLRSQQDEFVWSILTGSAEEVDAFNRLGAYGLDSAADYWAFRAQVGTNEDYADFEERLGLAGQGAGRRGVSAVTGGEVCGFAIAPPVTGGSGRIGVSGPVQISSLPSAFRRATRAFNAAKIAGIAGVQSLESLGIVASIMGDRDIADVTTATYLQPLRRLGEYGDTLLETVRCFIENDCQVDVTADALALHVNSVRYRLTKVESILGVSMRETKTLVEFWWVLQLPDGLTLAKS; from the coding sequence ATGATCGACTCACATCGCGAGCAGTTCGTAGAGGTGTTGTCGCGCATTCGCGGCCGCGACGTCGCCTCGGTCTCCGCACGGGTCGAGACCGAACTGGCCGAGCTGGCCGTCGTCGCAGATGTCGACGACGACCAGCTTGCGTCGGTGTGGGACCAGCTACTCGAGGCGTGCATCGAGAGCACCCGCGACCGCACCGTGGTGGCTTGGGAAGAGGCTGCGTTGTTCGGGGAACGCGCCGCGAATTCTGGACAGTCGCTGTCTGAGAGCCTGAATCTGGTGCACGGGCTCCGTCACCTCGCGATGGAGTGCCTGCGAGAGCAGGCCACGGCTGACGACATCGACGAAATCTTCGTCATCGCCGGCTTCAATGGCATCGCTGAGACCATGAGCCGTGCGCTCCTCGACTTCAGCGCCGGTTACTTCAACGCCGAGATCGCTAATCAGGCCAGGCTACGCTCCCAGCAAGACGAGTTCGTGTGGAGCATCCTGACAGGCTCCGCCGAGGAGGTCGACGCCTTTAACCGCCTCGGTGCATACGGTCTTGACAGTGCCGCCGACTACTGGGCATTCAGAGCCCAGGTCGGCACCAACGAGGATTACGCCGATTTCGAGGAGCGGCTGGGACTCGCCGGTCAGGGTGCCGGACGCCGAGGGGTTTCAGCGGTCACCGGTGGTGAGGTGTGCGGTTTCGCCATCGCACCCCCGGTCACGGGAGGCAGCGGCCGAATCGGTGTCTCGGGCCCCGTGCAGATCTCATCGCTGCCGTCGGCGTTCCGACGTGCTACCCGGGCGTTCAACGCGGCGAAGATCGCCGGCATCGCAGGGGTGCAGAGCCTCGAGTCGCTTGGCATCGTTGCATCGATCATGGGTGACCGCGACATCGCCGACGTGACCACGGCGACGTATCTCCAGCCTTTGCGCCGACTCGGCGAGTACGGTGACACGCTCCTCGAGACCGTCCGGTGCTTCATTGAGAACGACTGCCAGGTCGATGTCACTGCTGACGCTCTCGCTCTGCACGTCAACAGCGTGCGCTACCGTCTGACAAAGGTCGAGTCAATCCTGGGTGTGTCAATGCGCGAGACCAAGACCCTTGTCGAATTCTGGTGGGTGCTGCAATTGCCTGACGGTCTGACTCTGGCGAAGTCCTAG
- a CDS encoding DNA cytosine methyltransferase yields the protein MTLQAPVHVETPTTDTSATRTISVLDLFAGAGGLTAGFHAASDRYRVKRAVELDTAAAATFAATFGPDLVYRGGIETWLKEEDVPQIDVIVGGPPCQGFSMLGKRDSGDSRNYLWQEYAATILRAQPRYFVVENVAAFAKSQQFRDFSESTQSDGLLRDYTFEWDILNAADYGAFQARKRAILIGRHRDLPAIGIPEPTHVGRHRTVRQAFKNIVPTVTETRLDDRFKTFFGVELPGVFRPFELHVGRDYAEISKLRFPEIPEGGNRFDLPDRLKAPCWIGHKSGSGDVMGRLHWDKPSVTIRTEFFKPEKGRYLHPTENRAITHYEAAVLQGFPDTHRFVGSKTAIARQIGNAVPIPLSEAIATHLLDRF from the coding sequence ATGACTCTGCAGGCGCCGGTGCACGTCGAGACCCCGACGACTGACACGAGCGCGACCCGCACCATCTCGGTGCTCGACCTGTTCGCCGGTGCTGGCGGTCTCACGGCCGGATTCCATGCCGCATCGGATCGCTACCGAGTCAAGCGCGCCGTCGAGCTCGACACCGCCGCCGCCGCGACCTTCGCGGCCACGTTCGGCCCTGACCTCGTCTATCGCGGCGGGATCGAGACGTGGTTGAAGGAGGAGGACGTCCCGCAGATCGATGTCATCGTCGGCGGCCCGCCGTGCCAGGGCTTCTCGATGCTCGGAAAGCGTGACAGCGGTGACTCGCGAAACTACCTGTGGCAGGAGTACGCGGCGACGATCCTCCGCGCTCAGCCGAGGTACTTCGTCGTCGAGAACGTGGCGGCGTTCGCGAAGTCACAGCAATTCCGGGACTTCAGCGAGTCGACCCAGTCCGACGGGCTCCTGCGCGACTACACCTTCGAGTGGGACATCCTCAACGCGGCGGACTACGGCGCGTTCCAGGCGCGCAAGCGTGCGATCCTGATCGGCCGCCACCGCGATCTGCCCGCGATCGGGATCCCCGAGCCGACGCACGTAGGGCGGCATCGCACCGTGCGCCAAGCATTCAAGAACATCGTCCCGACCGTCACCGAGACCAGGCTCGACGACCGGTTCAAGACCTTCTTCGGTGTCGAGCTCCCCGGGGTGTTCCGCCCGTTCGAGCTTCACGTCGGTCGCGACTACGCCGAGATTTCCAAACTTCGCTTCCCCGAGATTCCAGAGGGCGGCAACAGGTTCGACCTGCCGGATCGACTCAAGGCGCCATGTTGGATCGGGCACAAGAGCGGGTCCGGCGACGTCATGGGTCGACTGCATTGGGACAAACCATCGGTGACGATACGTACCGAGTTCTTCAAGCCCGAAAAAGGCCGCTATCTGCATCCCACGGAGAATCGCGCGATCACCCACTACGAGGCCGCTGTGCTGCAAGGCTTCCCCGACACGCACCGGTTCGTCGGCTCAAAGACGGCGATCGCGCGGCAGATCGGCAACGCTGTTCCGATACCGCTCAGTGAGGCGATCGCGACCCACCTTTTGGATAGGTTCTGA
- a CDS encoding HpcH/HpaI aldolase family protein, whose translation MVNLRMREKLESGGIAIDCWLTGTSPSNAEVIGRLGFDSVVIDMQHTMASFESVAHCILALSGTGTTVIVRVPGNDSSMIQRVLDAGADGIMCPLVNTVDEAKAFVDAVRYPPLGKRSVGAYRTSESIVDHFRRANKEIFSIVQIETIEALANAEDIAAVDGLDMLFPGPGDLAVSHGGDPILDFADEHMAAWHERIVEAAHAQGKWAGLLTFGEHDIARAIAWGYDLLCPAMEGGLLVGGATHTLRTTGELILSGAGQRARTAG comes from the coding sequence ATGGTCAACCTGCGGATGAGAGAGAAGCTGGAGTCGGGCGGAATCGCCATCGACTGCTGGCTGACGGGAACGTCGCCATCGAACGCCGAAGTCATCGGACGACTCGGGTTCGACTCGGTCGTCATCGACATGCAACACACGATGGCGAGTTTCGAGAGCGTCGCCCACTGCATCCTCGCGCTGTCTGGTACGGGGACAACTGTGATCGTGCGAGTTCCCGGGAACGACTCGAGCATGATCCAGCGAGTGCTCGACGCCGGAGCCGATGGCATCATGTGCCCGCTCGTCAATACGGTGGATGAGGCCAAGGCGTTCGTCGATGCGGTCCGCTATCCCCCGCTCGGAAAGCGGAGCGTGGGTGCCTACCGTACATCGGAGAGCATCGTCGATCATTTCCGCCGCGCAAACAAGGAAATCTTCTCCATTGTGCAGATCGAGACGATCGAGGCGCTCGCGAACGCCGAGGATATCGCCGCCGTTGACGGGCTCGACATGCTCTTTCCGGGTCCGGGCGACCTCGCCGTCTCCCATGGGGGCGATCCGATCCTCGACTTCGCTGATGAGCACATGGCAGCGTGGCACGAGCGCATCGTCGAGGCCGCCCATGCGCAGGGCAAATGGGCGGGGCTTCTGACGTTCGGCGAGCACGATATCGCGCGGGCGATTGCTTGGGGTTACGACCTGCTGTGTCCTGCAATGGAGGGCGGCCTGCTCGTCGGTGGTGCGACGCACACGCTACGGACGACGGGTGAGCTCATCTTGAGTGGTGCTGGCCAGCGGGCGAGAACGGCGGGCTGA
- a CDS encoding 3'-5' exonuclease: MPLITIAAKKHPKHGNDVKAKIQTFLEKLGESDATPGLHIEPINGSVDSRARTGRVDIHLRAVLFRIDPPQGDTHYIYAGTWNHDEGTEKAKNLALHVNPVNGVLELREAIAAHEPDVSAPAAESTPPVASASKPLFTELGYFVTDLTEQFGFPQKLADAAFELTDEDAVLAFAEELDTPWQQEVLLSMAAREALHVIKAELGLDKPVEIAPDADEATKVLAALEHPASRMQFTYAADSEELRRIIEDGDFGAWRVFLHPEQREYVERDYSGAFRLSGGAGTGKTVVLLHRARRLALATPGARVILTTFTRALAENLRRDLERLDPTVPIAEKLGDAGVLVRGVDQLAAEVRLRAGDEFGASALATIGSTRERTASPADSEWPAAITQAGSALPISLQSKPFFEDEYAQVVLPNAIMDADAYFTVRRPGRGVALDRGKRASVWAVVEQMRKDQRIANQLGYGEIAAIGAHWLTTSGTVFGDHVLVDEGQDLEPSKWKLMRAIVEEGPNDLFIADDSHQRIYGRPTVLKHYGIKIQGRSRRLTLNYRTTLENLRFALGVLAGEEYEDAEGLEVSTAGYRSARSGPKPSMHAAKSDAEQLDMIAADISRWIDEGVRKETIAILASSNNAAKKVQQGLGQRDVSVALITQPRVTGGQPVAMTMHTAKGMEFSRVVLFDVSDGLFPPPAAYKGVPEEDKPDKDRQFRSLLYVAASRARDELVVTWKGAPSALLLS; the protein is encoded by the coding sequence ATGCCGTTGATCACGATCGCTGCGAAGAAGCATCCGAAGCACGGGAACGACGTGAAGGCGAAGATCCAGACCTTCCTGGAGAAGCTCGGCGAGAGCGACGCGACACCCGGCCTTCACATCGAGCCGATCAACGGATCCGTCGATTCGCGCGCGCGCACGGGACGCGTCGACATCCACCTTCGGGCGGTGTTGTTCCGGATCGATCCCCCGCAGGGTGACACCCACTACATCTACGCCGGCACGTGGAACCATGACGAGGGCACCGAGAAGGCCAAGAACCTCGCCCTCCACGTGAACCCGGTCAACGGGGTGCTCGAGCTGCGCGAGGCCATCGCGGCGCATGAACCAGATGTGTCGGCTCCCGCCGCCGAATCCACTCCGCCGGTCGCCTCGGCGTCGAAGCCGCTGTTCACCGAACTCGGATACTTCGTCACCGACCTCACCGAGCAGTTCGGATTCCCGCAGAAACTGGCCGACGCGGCGTTCGAGCTCACCGACGAAGACGCCGTGCTCGCCTTTGCGGAGGAACTCGACACCCCCTGGCAGCAGGAAGTCCTGCTGTCGATGGCCGCGCGGGAAGCTCTGCATGTCATCAAGGCTGAACTCGGTCTGGACAAGCCCGTGGAGATCGCTCCCGACGCCGACGAGGCTACCAAGGTGCTCGCGGCGCTGGAGCATCCGGCATCCCGCATGCAGTTCACTTACGCGGCCGACAGCGAGGAACTGCGACGGATCATCGAAGACGGCGACTTCGGCGCGTGGCGGGTGTTCCTGCACCCCGAACAGCGGGAGTACGTCGAGAGGGACTACTCCGGCGCGTTCCGCCTCAGTGGTGGCGCGGGAACAGGCAAGACCGTCGTCCTCCTGCATCGCGCCCGCCGGCTTGCGCTGGCGACCCCGGGCGCGCGGGTGATCCTCACGACCTTCACCCGCGCCCTCGCCGAGAACCTGCGGCGCGATCTCGAACGCCTCGATCCGACGGTTCCGATTGCCGAGAAGCTTGGCGACGCCGGGGTACTGGTGCGAGGAGTGGATCAACTCGCGGCCGAGGTGCGCCTCCGCGCGGGCGACGAGTTCGGGGCATCCGCGCTCGCGACCATCGGCTCCACACGTGAAAGGACGGCATCACCCGCTGACTCCGAATGGCCGGCCGCGATCACCCAAGCGGGATCCGCGCTTCCCATCTCGCTCCAGTCGAAGCCGTTCTTCGAGGACGAGTACGCGCAGGTCGTGCTCCCGAACGCGATCATGGATGCCGACGCATACTTCACCGTGCGGCGTCCTGGGCGCGGAGTGGCACTCGACCGCGGCAAGCGGGCGTCGGTCTGGGCCGTCGTCGAGCAGATGCGCAAAGACCAGCGCATCGCGAACCAGCTGGGTTACGGCGAGATCGCCGCCATCGGCGCCCACTGGTTGACGACGAGCGGGACCGTCTTCGGTGATCATGTGCTCGTCGACGAGGGCCAGGACCTGGAACCGTCGAAGTGGAAGCTCATGCGCGCGATCGTGGAGGAGGGCCCGAACGACCTCTTCATCGCGGACGACAGCCACCAGCGGATCTACGGTCGGCCGACCGTACTCAAGCACTATGGCATCAAGATTCAGGGGCGATCGCGCCGCCTCACGCTCAACTACCGGACGACGCTCGAGAACCTGCGATTCGCCCTCGGGGTGCTCGCTGGTGAGGAGTACGAGGATGCCGAAGGCCTCGAGGTGTCGACCGCCGGCTATCGATCGGCGCGCAGCGGACCCAAGCCGTCCATGCACGCCGCGAAGTCGGATGCCGAACAACTGGACATGATCGCCGCAGACATCTCGCGGTGGATCGACGAAGGCGTGCGGAAGGAGACGATCGCAATCCTTGCGTCTTCGAACAACGCAGCCAAGAAGGTTCAGCAGGGGCTCGGGCAGCGGGATGTATCGGTCGCGCTCATCACACAACCGCGGGTCACGGGCGGCCAGCCCGTCGCGATGACGATGCACACCGCGAAGGGCATGGAATTCTCGCGCGTCGTGCTCTTCGACGTCTCCGACGGGCTTTTCCCGCCACCGGCGGCATACAAGGGTGTGCCGGAAGAGGACAAGCCCGACAAGGACAGGCAATTCCGCTCGCTGCTCTATGTCGCCGCGAGCCGTGCGCGGGACGAGCTCGTAGTCACTTGGAAGGGTGCGCCGAGCGCGCTCCTCCTCAGCTGA
- a CDS encoding amidohydrolase family protein produces the protein MSRWHLRALNPSRSPLARDEPVTETENAKEKAMTTILEGVTTGAQSGTRYPIIDADVHPDFNPAKPGVMSRLPQRWREYAAEWGLTRGGSPGGDRPRHREFAHRWDTEPPEGGAPMSNPDFAREQLLDKYDITAAMLNDISGYMFNGSRNTPRGLADAMCRAMNEDREESWFAIDERWHGAINTPYEIPELAVAEIQRRMDSPYRDRWNLISFAPDNMNPPGHEKYYPIYEIAQEYNIPISMHVLAAHRVTASGSPTYYFEEHCDWGAYNFPNISSLVYEGVFDRFPNLKFALVELAWSWAVPLAWRLDNAYDLMSSELPDLQRRPSEYIADHFWYTTQPMEEPEKPEWFADVFEAFEASGMGDKLLYSSDYPHWDFDEPSALPASLSQAQRRAILGENASALFGIPLKPGSGAVID, from the coding sequence ATGTCGCGCTGGCACTTGCGAGCGCTCAACCCGAGCCGGTCGCCGCTGGCGCGTGACGAGCCGGTCACAGAAACAGAGAACGCGAAGGAGAAAGCGATGACGACAATCCTGGAAGGCGTGACGACGGGAGCGCAGAGCGGCACGCGGTATCCGATCATCGATGCCGATGTGCACCCCGACTTCAACCCCGCGAAGCCCGGGGTGATGAGCCGACTCCCACAGCGCTGGCGTGAATACGCCGCCGAATGGGGACTCACTCGGGGTGGTAGCCCCGGCGGCGATCGCCCGCGACACCGCGAGTTTGCCCACCGATGGGACACCGAGCCTCCCGAGGGTGGCGCACCGATGTCCAACCCCGACTTCGCCCGCGAGCAGCTGCTCGATAAGTACGACATCACCGCGGCCATGCTCAACGACATCAGCGGCTACATGTTCAATGGATCGCGCAATACGCCGCGCGGCCTCGCCGATGCCATGTGTCGCGCGATGAACGAAGACCGGGAGGAGAGCTGGTTCGCGATCGACGAGCGATGGCACGGCGCGATCAACACTCCCTATGAGATTCCCGAGCTGGCCGTCGCCGAAATCCAACGCCGGATGGACTCGCCATACCGGGACCGATGGAACCTCATCAGCTTCGCGCCCGACAACATGAACCCTCCCGGGCACGAGAAGTATTACCCGATCTACGAGATCGCCCAGGAGTACAACATCCCCATCAGCATGCACGTCCTCGCGGCGCATCGGGTGACCGCATCCGGGAGCCCGACGTACTACTTCGAGGAGCACTGCGACTGGGGTGCGTACAACTTCCCGAATATTTCGAGTCTCGTCTACGAAGGTGTCTTCGATCGCTTCCCCAACCTGAAGTTCGCGCTGGTCGAACTCGCGTGGTCGTGGGCCGTGCCCCTGGCCTGGCGACTCGACAACGCCTACGACCTGATGAGCTCTGAGCTTCCCGATCTTCAGCGGCGGCCGTCAGAATACATCGCCGACCACTTCTGGTACACGACGCAACCCATGGAAGAGCCTGAGAAGCCTGAATGGTTCGCGGACGTTTTTGAGGCCTTCGAAGCCTCCGGTATGGGTGACAAGCTGCTCTACTCGTCGGACTACCCGCACTGGGACTTCGATGAGCCCTCCGCCCTTCCGGCCAGCCTGTCACAGGCTCAGCGGCGAGCGATACTCGGCGAGAACGCGAGCGCGCTGTTCGGCATCCCGCTCAAGCCCGGATCCGGCGCGGTCATCGACTAA
- a CDS encoding very short patch repair endonuclease, whose protein sequence is MPDSESDAVPRRAESWASTPGSRASMQSNRGRDTAPELAVRRRLHAMGLRYRASVRPMPNLRRTADIVFTRARIAVFIDGCFWHGCPEHYQAPVRNGDFWLAKRQRNRERDAETDAALTAAGWTPLRFWEHEVRADPALVAATIAAAVRRSIA, encoded by the coding sequence ATGCCGGACAGCGAGTCGGACGCCGTCCCTCGTCGTGCCGAATCCTGGGCGAGCACACCGGGTTCGCGTGCGTCGATGCAGTCGAACCGCGGCCGCGATACGGCTCCCGAGTTGGCTGTCCGACGTCGCCTGCATGCGATGGGCCTCCGCTATCGGGCGTCGGTGCGTCCGATGCCGAATCTACGTCGAACCGCGGACATCGTCTTCACGAGAGCGCGCATCGCGGTCTTCATCGACGGATGCTTCTGGCACGGCTGTCCGGAGCACTATCAGGCCCCCGTACGCAACGGTGACTTCTGGCTGGCGAAGCGCCAGCGGAACCGAGAGCGGGACGCCGAGACGGATGCGGCCCTTACTGCCGCCGGGTGGACGCCGCTCCGGTTCTGGGAGCACGAGGTGCGTGCCGATCCCGCACTCGTGGCCGCCACTATCGCCGCAGCTGTGCGCCGGTCGATAGCCTGA
- a CDS encoding amidohydrolase family protein, producing MIDVDVHANIPQIEALFPYLDELWVDWITERAWRGPVMPNHHYPVASERAARLEWRPEGAGPATSVGLLQEHILDPWNVDNAIVNCYYGIEGLRHPDWAAALASAVNDWLIDQWLSKDDRLRATMVMPARDTAAMIKEIRRVGDHPGFVQAFFPTRSDNLWGQRQYHGVFRELAARDLVVGLHYGGTTEGAPSSTGYANYYVEQYGAEWQSFATQVTSLISEGVFTDIPALRVSVLEGGFLWFPVWGWRMNKEWKGLRREVPWLDRPPLHIMRDHFRFSTAPIDAGPPELMAKALQWIGNDDMLMFATDYPHRHDDDIAGFLSLLSAEARAKVMAENAREWYRL from the coding sequence GTGATCGATGTCGATGTGCATGCGAACATTCCCCAGATCGAGGCGCTCTTTCCCTACCTCGACGAGCTGTGGGTCGATTGGATCACCGAGCGCGCGTGGCGTGGTCCCGTCATGCCCAACCACCACTACCCAGTTGCGAGCGAACGTGCCGCTCGACTGGAGTGGCGCCCTGAGGGCGCCGGACCCGCCACGAGCGTGGGGCTCCTGCAAGAGCACATCCTCGACCCGTGGAACGTCGACAACGCCATAGTCAACTGTTATTACGGCATCGAGGGGCTGCGTCATCCCGACTGGGCGGCGGCGCTGGCGAGCGCTGTCAACGACTGGCTGATCGACCAATGGCTCTCGAAGGACGACCGGCTGAGGGCGACCATGGTGATGCCCGCGCGCGACACCGCAGCAATGATCAAAGAAATCCGCCGCGTGGGGGACCACCCGGGGTTCGTGCAAGCGTTCTTTCCGACGCGGAGCGACAACCTGTGGGGTCAGCGGCAGTACCACGGCGTGTTTCGTGAGCTCGCCGCCCGCGACCTCGTCGTGGGGCTCCACTACGGGGGTACGACCGAAGGCGCGCCGTCGTCGACGGGGTATGCGAACTACTACGTCGAGCAGTACGGCGCCGAGTGGCAGTCGTTCGCCACTCAGGTCACCAGCCTCATCTCCGAGGGCGTGTTTACCGACATCCCGGCTTTGCGCGTCTCCGTGCTGGAGGGTGGGTTCCTGTGGTTCCCCGTGTGGGGATGGCGGATGAATAAGGAGTGGAAGGGTCTGCGGCGCGAGGTTCCGTGGCTCGACCGTCCTCCGCTGCACATCATGCGCGATCACTTCCGATTCTCGACCGCGCCGATCGACGCGGGTCCGCCGGAGCTGATGGCCAAAGCATTGCAGTGGATCGGCAATGACGACATGCTCATGTTTGCCACCGACTATCCGCACCGTCATGATGATGACATCGCCGGTTTCCTCTCCCTGCTGTCCGCGGAGGCGCGCGCCAAGGTGATGGCCGAGAACGCGCGGGAGTGGTACCGGCTCTGA
- a CDS encoding Rieske (2Fe-2S) protein yields MAETKIVVGKADDFKDGDRVTIETSNGRKIVVFRQSGEFYALLNRCPHRGADLCKGRFVTNLTSDAVGEYVFHGENRMLACPWHGWEFDIRTGQSYFDPVGTRARPFSVQVQTGDEVRTELDSGEASYTPSEYAAAVAEVGGSSDGPQPGPYKVESFAVSIEDSYVVVSLRAARPARAPRPPRPEEPIKEAIG; encoded by the coding sequence GTGGCGGAGACGAAAATCGTCGTCGGTAAGGCCGACGACTTCAAGGACGGCGACCGTGTGACCATCGAGACCAGCAACGGTCGGAAGATCGTGGTCTTCCGACAGAGCGGCGAGTTCTACGCCCTTCTCAACCGATGCCCTCATCGGGGTGCTGACCTGTGCAAGGGCCGATTCGTCACGAATCTCACCTCAGATGCCGTGGGAGAGTATGTGTTCCACGGCGAGAACCGCATGCTGGCGTGCCCCTGGCACGGCTGGGAGTTCGACATCCGCACGGGGCAGTCCTACTTCGATCCGGTGGGAACACGCGCACGCCCGTTCAGCGTGCAGGTCCAGACCGGGGATGAGGTTCGCACTGAGCTCGACTCAGGAGAAGCTTCGTACACCCCCAGCGAGTACGCCGCTGCGGTTGCCGAGGTCGGCGGTTCCAGTGACGGCCCGCAGCCGGGCCCGTACAAGGTGGAGAGCTTTGCAGTGAGCATCGAAGACTCCTACGTTGTGGTGTCGCTACGGGCCGCCCGGCCCGCGCGAGCGCCCCGACCCCCTCGCCCTGAAGAGCCGATCAAGGAGGCCATCGGATGA